In the Oryza glaberrima chromosome 6, OglaRS2, whole genome shotgun sequence genome, one interval contains:
- the LOC127777686 gene encoding aluminum-activated malate transporter 10-like: MVAASEAGQHHESGGAEWRVTVAEAPEAEVEHENAKGARRGCCCAPAAAAAWVLWWLAAPWKWVARFGRTAWKVGADDPRRVVHGFKVALALTLCSAFYYVRPLYVFTGQTAMWAVLTVVVVFEYTVGGCMYKGLNRAMATVAGGALALGVHWVADKSGDDAEPFVLTASLFVLAAAASFSRFIPTLKARFDYGVTIFILTYSLVAVSGYRVDTLVTMAQQRLITIAIGAFICFAVCTLVLPVWAGQELHVLVARNMDKLAAAIEACVDDYFSSAEHAGGGGDAATALSEKARGYRAALNAKASEDSLANLARWEPGHGKFGFRHPYGQYQNVGAAMRCCAYCIDALAACVGAGGQAPAHVKRHLAGACVALSQHCAAVLREASGSVTSMTRSGRLALVVGDMNAAAQDLRNELRCLAEILDDDEEEEAASSEAEQHEHNTAPPPPPPLIEALPLIEALPLFTAASLLLEISTRAEGVVAAVDALATTAKFKKADHAEPPATTTLDAEAAMPVPISNAIAADEAHGNATAGEHDKKETAEQTTTTSASTVGQQQEARDQVGQLVKLLMRRRSTKKWARGEPKVGPCPRPPLDFPPVHAPSPRSRSTELAGHPPVVPSPRHRSMDLASHGLALPSSRHRSMDLASHGPVLPSPRNRSMDFTAHAPSPRNRSILGMA; encoded by the coding sequence ATGGTGGCCGCCAGCGAGGCAGGTCAGCACCACGAGTCCGGCGGCGCGGAGTGGAGGGtgacggtggcggaggcgccggaggcggaggtggagcatGAGAACGCGAAAGGCGCGCGGCGGGGGTGCTGCtgcgccccggcggcggcggcggcgtgggtgcTGTGGTGGCTGGCCGCGCCGTGGAAGTGGGTGGCCAGGTTCGGGAGGACGGCGTGGAAGGTCGGCGCCGACGACCCGAGGAGGGTGGTGCACGGGTTCAAGGTGGCGCTGGCGCTTACCTTGTGCTCCGCCTTCTACTACGTCCGCCCGCTCTACGTCTTCACCGGCCAGACCGCCATGTGGGCCGtcctcaccgtcgtcgtcgtcttcgagtACACCGTCGGCGGCTGCATGTACAAGGGGCTGAACagggcgatggcgacggtggccggcggcgcgctggcGCTCGGCGTCCACTGGGTCGCCGACAAGtccggcgacgacgcggagCCGTTCGTCCTCACCGCCTCGCTCTTCGtgctggccgcggcggcgtccttcTCCCGCTTCATCCCCACGCTCAAGGCGCGGTTCGACTACGGCGTCACCATCTTCATCCTCACCTACAGCCTCGTCGCCGTGTCGGGGTACCGCGTCGACACGCTGGTCACCATGGCGCAGCAGCGCCTCATCACCATCGCCATCGGAGCGTTCATCTGCTTCGCCGTCTGCACGCTCGTCTTGCCGGTCTGGGCCGGGCAGGAGCTGCACGTCCTCGTCGCGCGCAACATGgacaagctcgccgccgccatcgaggcCTGCGTCGATGACTACTTCTCCTCCGCCGAGcacgctggcggtggcggcgacgccgccacggcgcTGTCGGAGAAGGCGCGCGGGTACAGGGCTGCGCTTAACGCCAAGGCGTCGGAGGACTCGCTGGCGAACCTGGCGAGGTGGGAGCCCGGCCATGGCAAGTTCGGCTTCCGCCACCCGTACGGCCAGTACCAGAATGTCGGCGCCGCCATGCGCTGCTGCGCCTACTGCATCGACGCCCTCGCGGCCTGCGTCGGCGCGGGCGGGCAAGCGCCGGCGCACGTCAAGAggcacctcgccggcgcctgCGTCGCCCTGAGCCAGCACTgcgccgccgtgctccgcgAGGCGTCGGGCTCCGTCACGTCCATGACGCGGTccggccgcctcgccctcgTCGTCGGGGACATGAACGCCGCCGCCCAAGACCTGAGGAACGAGCTGAGATGCCTCGCCGAGATActggacgacgacgaagaagaagaagccgcgTCATCAGAGGCAGAGCAGCACGAGCACaacaccgcgccgccgccgccgccgccgctcatcgaGGCGCTGCCGCTCATCGAGGCGCTGCCGCTCTTcaccgccgcctctctcctGCTTGAGATATCCACTAGAGCGGAgggggtcgtcgccgccgtggacgccCTGGCCACCACGGCGAAGTTCAAGAAAGCCGACCACGCCGAACCACCAGCAACCACAACGCTCGACGCCGAGGCGGCCATGCCCGTACCCATCTCCAACGCCATCGCCGCAGACGAGGCGCACGGCAatgccaccgccggcgagcatgacaagaaggagacggcggagcagacgacgacgacgagcgcgagcaCCGTGGGGCAGCAGCAAGAGGCGCGGGACCAGGTGGGGCAGCTGGTGAAGCTGCTGATGCGGAGGCGGAGCACCAAGAAGTGGGCGCGCGGCGAGCCCAAGGTGGGCCCGTGCCCGAGGCCGCCGCTGGACTTCCCGCCGGTCCACGCGCCCAGCCCGAGGAGCCGGTCcacggagctcgccggccaccCGCCGGTGGTGCCCAGCCCGAGGCACCGGTCCATGGACCTGGCGAGCCACGGGCTCGCGCTGCCGAGCTCGAGACACCGGTCCATGGACCTCGCAAGCCATGGGCCCGTGCTGCCGAGCCCAAGGAACAGGTCCATGGACTTCACGGCCCACGCGCCGAGCCCGAGAAACCGATCCATTCTTGGGATGGCTTGA